One region of Flavobacterium pisciphilum genomic DNA includes:
- a CDS encoding AAA family ATPase, giving the protein MKKTPTLTVLIGCPASGKSTYAEWQVRTESKTMRISRDEIRFSQFQEVMDAASESIISKIIYEQIKTLLLNGWNVILDNCNTKFDYIKQPIKDFSEMAHIEFKLFDLPLEELLIRNENRERKVPKKVIENMFHQLQTMKSKFDFKSIRKVNKLLEYEIQNSELPKAIICDLDGTLALMNGRNPFDASKCDEDLLNEPVANVLRNYKKLDYKILLVSGREDRYKEPTLRFLEKHAIEFDELMMRKSQDNRKDSIIKTEIYNDFIKDKYFVEFALDDRNQVVDMWRNDLKLPCFQVYYGDF; this is encoded by the coding sequence ATGAAAAAAACACCAACATTAACTGTATTAATTGGTTGTCCAGCATCTGGAAAAAGTACTTATGCAGAATGGCAAGTGAGAACCGAATCTAAAACAATGCGAATTAGCCGTGATGAAATCAGATTTTCGCAATTTCAGGAAGTAATGGATGCTGCTTCTGAAAGTATAATTTCAAAAATTATTTATGAGCAAATAAAAACATTGCTTTTAAATGGATGGAATGTTATTTTGGATAATTGTAATACAAAATTTGATTACATCAAGCAGCCTATAAAAGATTTTTCGGAAATGGCTCATATAGAATTCAAATTATTTGATTTACCATTAGAAGAACTTTTGATTCGAAATGAAAATAGAGAAAGAAAAGTTCCAAAAAAAGTGATTGAAAATATGTTCCATCAATTGCAAACTATGAAATCTAAATTTGATTTTAAATCAATAAGAAAAGTAAATAAATTATTGGAATATGAAATTCAAAATTCAGAACTGCCAAAAGCAATCATCTGTGATCTTGACGGGACATTGGCATTAATGAATGGGAGAAATCCTTTTGATGCAAGCAAATGTGATGAAGATTTATTAAATGAACCAGTAGCAAACGTATTAAGGAATTACAAGAAATTGGATTATAAAATACTATTGGTTTCAGGAAGGGAAGATCGATACAAAGAACCGACTTTGAGATTTCTTGAAAAACATGCAATTGAATTTGATGAGCTAATGATGCGTAAAAGTCAAGACAACCGAAAAGATTCTATCATAAAAACCGAAATCTATAATGATTTTATCAAAGATAAATACTTTGTAGAGTTTGCCCTAGACGATAGAAATCAAGTAGTAGATATGTGGAGAAACGATTTAAAATTGCCTTGTTTCCAAGTGTATTATGGGGATTTTTAG
- a CDS encoding T4 RnlA family RNA ligase, giving the protein MNTVLLKEMMSKNYIRVNKHPNYDLYIYNYTQSAQFERIWNEITLSCRGLILDENYKVIARPFPKFFNLGEMENQVIPNTSFEVYDKMDGSLGILYWIDEVPFMASRGSFTSEQSDKANEMLHGKYKDSWRFLDKNKTYLFEIIYPQNRIVLDYGISEELVLLAIIDVQSGEEFPLEDIGFPVAEKYDGIKDILSLAEMNKENKEGFVIKFSNNYRVKIKFEEYLRLHRIITQVSNLNIWENLKANQCKKDFKVLGTVKETALYFLTCKHPGVLFAMLKNRDYSEIIWKMIRPTFEKPFNKEED; this is encoded by the coding sequence ATGAATACAGTACTTTTAAAAGAGATGATGTCCAAAAATTATATTAGAGTAAACAAACACCCTAATTATGATTTGTATATTTATAATTATACTCAAAGTGCACAATTCGAAAGAATATGGAACGAAATTACATTAAGCTGTAGAGGACTAATTCTTGATGAAAATTATAAAGTGATAGCAAGACCATTTCCTAAGTTTTTTAATTTAGGAGAAATGGAGAATCAAGTGATTCCTAATACAAGTTTTGAAGTGTATGATAAAATGGATGGTTCATTAGGGATTTTATATTGGATTGATGAGGTACCTTTTATGGCAAGTAGAGGTTCATTTACAAGTGAGCAATCAGATAAGGCGAATGAAATGTTACATGGGAAATATAAAGATTCATGGAGGTTTCTAGATAAAAATAAAACCTATCTATTTGAAATTATTTACCCTCAAAACCGAATTGTTTTAGATTATGGTATTTCTGAAGAATTGGTTTTATTGGCCATTATCGATGTACAATCGGGAGAAGAATTTCCACTTGAGGATATTGGATTTCCTGTTGCAGAAAAATATGATGGAATTAAGGATATCCTTTCTTTAGCAGAAATGAATAAAGAGAATAAAGAAGGGTTTGTTATTAAATTTTCGAACAATTACAGAGTAAAAATAAAGTTTGAAGAATACCTTCGATTGCATCGAATCATTACACAGGTTTCTAATTTGAACATTTGGGAGAATTTAAAAGCAAATCAATGTAAAAAAGATTTTAAGGTACTAGGAACAGTCAAAGAAACGGCATTGTATTTCTTGACATGTAAACACCCAGGAGTGTTATTTGCAATGCTAAAAAACAGAGACTATTCAGAGATAATTTGGAAAATGATTCGACCAACATTCGAAAAACCATTTAATAAAGAAGAAGATTAA
- a CDS encoding AAA family ATPase codes for MRKGYDLIFPKSEDFNDYFLNDEDYPITFLPRFNTINIIVGANNSGKSRFVRNLMCYTNFNAVPDFHVFRGIINTYNKKVIDVNKIINSKISSFEERSKTTRYVDGSTPDKDNAEILRQNKPVLLDEDKSNDFLSIIYENKEKLENIFSLGVADVTLIHFREIDESFFKVYKVKNYFIPTLRTAHSLFNFEKERYSKIEEDIYLDTLHYYYDLKEKKVEIFTGIHLYKEILNTRNSRREIRNKFDQFEDFIRFNFFDGKKIDIVAEFDKDESLKGNNNLEIISVHVEGEKETRSLYELGDGIQALIILMYKIFMAEDNSFIYIDEPELNLHPGMQRLFLEQITSNKDLKKKNLTYILTTHSNHFLDLTIEKDNVSIYSFSPRNNELNDKQFTVKNVNRGNNSLLKELGVNNSSVFMANCSIWVEGISDRNYIKAFLKSYCDSIGKSYPKEDIDFAFFEYAGSNVDHYIFEDEIEDEKKELLIKDIKSLALSNRIFLLADSDAVTKTKNKQKFVRLETLKNAESDNFKPKIIWDVREIENLLTNDIWKKVLINFCNEKLVNQYEAEIQNKIELALGKIDANKLKKEYIGNFLNDLREEISKKGNVYILNKSFYEIKKNGTYGTIIDKRGLSEKVFEADFPWTVFSKNKEIKNLTIEIYDFITKKP; via the coding sequence ATGAGAAAAGGTTATGATTTAATTTTTCCTAAAAGTGAAGACTTCAATGATTATTTTCTAAATGATGAAGATTATCCAATAACTTTTCTTCCAAGATTTAATACTATAAATATTATTGTTGGAGCGAATAATAGTGGTAAAAGTAGATTTGTTCGAAACTTAATGTGCTACACAAATTTTAATGCAGTGCCCGATTTTCATGTTTTTAGGGGTATTATAAATACTTACAATAAAAAAGTTATTGATGTAAATAAAATAATTAATTCTAAAATTAGTTCGTTTGAAGAAAGATCTAAAACAACTAGATATGTAGATGGTAGTACTCCAGATAAAGATAATGCAGAAATATTACGTCAAAACAAACCAGTTTTACTTGATGAAGATAAAAGTAATGACTTTTTATCAATAATATATGAAAATAAAGAAAAGCTTGAAAATATTTTTTCTTTAGGTGTGGCAGATGTTACATTAATTCATTTTAGAGAAATTGACGAATCTTTTTTTAAAGTTTATAAAGTAAAAAATTATTTTATTCCTACGTTGAGAACAGCGCATTCGTTATTCAACTTTGAAAAAGAAAGATATTCTAAAATTGAAGAAGATATTTACTTAGATACTCTCCATTATTACTATGATTTAAAAGAAAAAAAAGTTGAAATTTTTACGGGAATTCATCTTTACAAAGAAATTTTAAATACGAGAAATTCTAGAAGAGAAATTAGAAATAAGTTTGATCAGTTTGAAGATTTTATTCGCTTTAACTTTTTTGACGGGAAGAAGATCGATATTGTTGCTGAATTTGACAAAGATGAAAGCCTTAAGGGGAATAATAATTTAGAAATCATTAGTGTTCATGTCGAAGGAGAAAAAGAAACACGTTCTTTATATGAATTAGGAGATGGAATTCAAGCATTAATAATATTAATGTATAAAATATTTATGGCTGAAGATAATTCATTTATATATATTGATGAACCAGAATTAAATCTTCATCCAGGGATGCAAAGATTATTTTTAGAGCAGATAACGAGTAATAAAGATTTAAAAAAGAAAAATCTAACTTATATACTTACTACGCATTCAAATCATTTTTTAGATCTAACAATTGAAAAAGACAATGTTTCTATTTATTCATTTTCTCCTAGAAATAATGAATTAAACGATAAACAGTTTACTGTAAAAAATGTAAATAGAGGGAATAATTCATTGCTTAAAGAATTAGGTGTAAATAACTCGTCAGTTTTTATGGCAAATTGTAGCATTTGGGTTGAAGGAATATCAGATAGAAACTATATAAAAGCATTTTTAAAATCATATTGTGATTCAATTGGAAAATCTTATCCAAAAGAAGATATAGATTTTGCATTTTTTGAGTATGCTGGCTCTAATGTCGATCATTATATTTTTGAAGATGAAATAGAAGATGAAAAGAAAGAACTTCTCATAAAAGATATTAAATCTTTAGCACTTAGTAATAGGATATTTTTATTAGCAGATTCTGATGCAGTAACAAAAACAAAAAACAAACAAAAGTTTGTAAGATTAGAAACTTTAAAAAATGCGGAATCAGATAATTTTAAGCCTAAAATTATTTGGGATGTAAGAGAAATTGAAAATTTGCTTACCAATGACATTTGGAAAAAGGTTTTGATTAATTTCTGTAATGAAAAATTAGTGAATCAATACGAAGCAGAAATTCAAAATAAAATAGAACTAGCACTAGGAAAAATTGATGCTAATAAACTTAAAAAAGAATACATTGGTAATTTTTTAAATGATTTGAGAGAAGAAATTTCTAAAAAAGGAAATGTTTATATTCTTAATAAGTCATTTTATGAAATTAAAAAAAATGGTACTTATGGTACTATTATAGATAAAAGAGGATTAAGTGAAAAAGTATTTGAGGCAGATTTTCCTTGGACTGTTTTTTCTAAAAATAAAGAAATTAAAAATTTAACTATTGAAATTTACGATTTCATCACCAAAAAACCATGA
- a CDS encoding nucleotidyltransferase domain-containing protein, protein MRTRILEKLEEIETTKNVKILFACESGSRAWGFASPDSDYDIRFIYMHDSDYYLSLWEKSDVIEFMTEDDLDGSGWDLRKALQLLSKSNAPLMEWLFSPVVYDGDDVFLSQMRSLATACFSPIAVLHHYLGTTKNFMDVCEKEEVKLKSYFYALRTALAGKWIIENNTFPPVAFADLLLIAPQKVQEKVAELIEIKANQDEKYLHQKEVLITDFLLETVKFNQDNTSSLGSGKKLNEELDLFFRKMIK, encoded by the coding sequence ATGAGGACTAGAATACTAGAAAAATTAGAAGAAATAGAAACAACCAAGAATGTAAAAATACTTTTTGCTTGTGAGTCAGGAAGTCGCGCTTGGGGATTTGCATCACCAGACAGTGATTATGATATTCGTTTTATATACATGCATGATTCTGATTATTATCTTTCACTTTGGGAAAAATCAGATGTAATCGAGTTTATGACTGAAGATGATTTAGATGGCTCAGGTTGGGATTTGCGAAAGGCATTACAGTTACTATCAAAGTCTAACGCTCCTTTGATGGAGTGGTTGTTTTCGCCTGTGGTGTATGATGGAGATGATGTTTTTTTGTCTCAAATGAGATCACTTGCGACAGCTTGTTTTTCGCCAATAGCTGTTTTACATCATTATTTGGGAACAACAAAAAATTTCATGGATGTTTGCGAGAAAGAAGAAGTAAAGCTAAAAAGTTATTTCTATGCTTTGAGAACCGCATTAGCAGGAAAATGGATAATAGAAAACAATACGTTTCCGCCAGTTGCCTTTGCCGATTTGTTACTGATAGCACCACAAAAGGTACAAGAAAAAGTAGCAGAATTAATAGAAATAAAAGCCAATCAAGATGAAAAATATTTACACCAAAAAGAAGTTTTAATAACTGATTTTTTATTGGAAACGGTTAAGTTTAATCAGGATAATACAAGTAGCTTGGGAAGTGGAAAGAAGTTGAATGAGGAGTTGGATTTGTTTTTTAGAAAGATGATAAAATAA
- a CDS encoding PorP/SprF family type IX secretion system membrane protein, producing the protein MRLKLYITILIACCFYSETRAQDPIFTQYFLVPETLNPGFSGFMETTYAGIVHREQWPDLDLKIDTDYAFVNTWSEKMNSGFGVSVLNQRENLTKYNYTQINANYAYRVKLNDTWYFRPAVEAGFGLKSFAFQNLLLEDQINIRTGVINSSSMDPMLKNDKVSFFDVSAGMVFNTESLWIGLSMKHLNRPNISFASDGNVPLDTFFSLSSGYEFLLADYVDVLFLPYETKMLITSNYMQQGRYNRFDIGTSIQFEKIYFGATAVTNPSKNGMNRELLTSVNLFTGLQYQNLKLGLSYDLNTTSMGRTGGVFEVLLTYQFNLSVKCFGCPNYTGR; encoded by the coding sequence ATGAGATTAAAACTATATATTACAATACTAATTGCATGTTGCTTTTATTCAGAAACAAGAGCACAAGATCCAATTTTCACTCAATACTTTTTAGTTCCGGAAACCCTAAATCCAGGGTTTTCAGGATTCATGGAAACCACCTATGCGGGTATAGTGCATCGTGAGCAATGGCCAGATTTAGATTTAAAAATAGATACCGATTATGCATTCGTAAATACTTGGAGCGAAAAAATGAATAGTGGCTTTGGAGTGAGTGTTTTAAATCAAAGAGAAAACCTAACTAAGTATAATTACACGCAAATAAATGCTAATTATGCCTACAGAGTAAAGCTAAACGATACATGGTATTTTAGACCAGCTGTCGAAGCAGGCTTTGGATTAAAATCATTTGCATTTCAAAATTTATTGCTCGAAGATCAAATTAATATACGAACAGGAGTTATAAATTCAAGTTCGATGGATCCAATGCTAAAAAATGATAAAGTAAGTTTCTTTGATGTATCGGCAGGGATGGTTTTTAATACCGAAAGTCTTTGGATAGGTTTGTCGATGAAGCACCTTAACAGACCGAATATTTCCTTTGCATCAGATGGGAATGTACCATTAGACACGTTCTTCTCTCTAAGTTCAGGTTATGAATTTCTTTTAGCCGATTATGTCGATGTATTATTCCTTCCGTATGAAACCAAAATGCTTATTACCTCAAATTATATGCAACAAGGGCGTTACAATCGATTTGATATAGGAACATCAATACAGTTTGAAAAGATATACTTTGGAGCAACAGCAGTTACAAATCCTTCAAAAAATGGGATGAATAGAGAGCTACTTACCTCTGTAAATCTTTTCACAGGATTACAATATCAAAATTTAAAACTAGGACTTTCTTACGATTTAAATACTACTAGTATGGGAAGAACAGGCGGTGTTTTTGAAGTTTTACTAACCTACCAATTCAACCTAAGTGTAAAATGTTTTGGCTGTCCAAATTATACTGGAAGATAA
- a CDS encoding TatD family hydrolase has product MKTYIDIGINLTNKQFHNDIDDVVQDALDADVTKMILTGTSVRNSEESSRMAKQYPGVLYATAGIHPHDAKSFDNQSVSKLKNLLMQKQVVSVGECGLDFDRDFSPRAMQETCYKAQLELAIEVQKPLFLHERAAFTRFMSITNEYLPQLPKAVVHCFTGTLQEAKTYLDNGLYLGFTGAISDSRRFEHLKEVIQYVPLDKMMIETDAPFMLPKNVPNSLLKKYHERRCEPSFLPYVAGTIAQFKGITLDKVAEQTTFNSKDFFGI; this is encoded by the coding sequence ATGAAAACATATATAGATATAGGAATTAATCTAACGAATAAACAATTCCACAATGACATAGACGATGTTGTACAAGACGCACTAGATGCCGATGTAACAAAAATGATACTTACAGGAACAAGTGTAAGGAATAGTGAAGAATCATCAAGAATGGCAAAGCAATATCCAGGAGTTTTGTATGCAACTGCAGGAATCCATCCGCATGATGCGAAAAGTTTTGACAATCAGAGTGTTTCGAAACTGAAAAATTTATTAATGCAAAAACAGGTAGTTTCAGTAGGGGAGTGTGGACTTGATTTTGATCGCGATTTCTCGCCAAGAGCCATGCAGGAAACTTGCTATAAAGCACAATTAGAACTGGCTATCGAGGTTCAAAAACCGTTATTTCTTCATGAAAGAGCTGCTTTTACTCGATTTATGAGTATTACAAACGAGTATTTACCACAATTGCCCAAAGCTGTTGTACATTGTTTTACTGGAACATTGCAAGAAGCCAAAACCTATCTCGATAATGGATTATATCTTGGTTTTACGGGAGCAATTTCAGACAGCCGACGCTTTGAACATTTAAAAGAAGTAATTCAATACGTGCCGCTTGATAAAATGATGATTGAAACAGATGCGCCTTTTATGCTACCAAAAAATGTTCCGAACAGCCTTTTGAAGAAGTACCACGAGCGCCGATGCGAACCATCGTTTTTACCGTATGTAGCAGGAACAATTGCACAGTTTAAAGGAATAACTTTAGATAAAGTAGCAGAGCAGACAACATTCAATTCTAAAGACTTTTTTGGAATTTAG
- a CDS encoding S24 family peptidase translates to MNKYERLKNELETVGNGKMKAFGDSMRPILKSGSLLTFEKSDNYAIGDIVFCKVKGRYIDAHKIIKIDTNKGFLIANNKGFENGWTKIVYGKVIQGEYQNQLIYENK, encoded by the coding sequence ATGAATAAGTATGAACGACTGAAAAATGAATTAGAAACAGTCGGAAATGGAAAAATGAAGGCGTTTGGAGATTCAATGCGACCAATTTTAAAAAGTGGAAGCCTCTTAACTTTCGAAAAAAGTGACAATTATGCAATAGGAGATATTGTATTTTGTAAAGTAAAAGGGAGGTATATAGATGCCCACAAAATCATAAAAATCGATACCAATAAAGGATTTTTAATTGCCAATAATAAAGGATTCGAAAATGGTTGGACAAAGATTGTCTACGGCAAAGTAATCCAAGGCGAATATCAGAACCAACTGATTTACGAAAACAAATAG
- a CDS encoding DUF2004 domain-containing protein has translation MEENTLPHFGKIPTDNLEEYYVVDIDFKGNQIQVDLNFESETLDTSTFEKIKKLIENIEKFDEQNKKYILEDYNDDEGDTVKFYLEHHLDEVGKEELSTLINFDDTTSEPEKQLLDKLKMVRVGLYPHDKENFAIFDYSIGQEITNYLVVINTDEKGELDYMAMES, from the coding sequence ATGGAAGAAAATACATTACCACATTTTGGAAAAATACCGACTGATAATTTAGAAGAATATTACGTTGTTGATATTGATTTTAAAGGCAATCAAATTCAAGTTGACTTAAATTTTGAAAGTGAAACTCTTGACACATCGACGTTTGAAAAAATAAAAAAACTTATTGAGAACATTGAAAAATTTGATGAGCAAAACAAGAAATATATTCTTGAGGATTACAACGACGACGAAGGAGATACTGTGAAATTTTATCTAGAGCATCATTTGGATGAAGTTGGAAAAGAAGAACTTTCAACATTAATTAATTTTGATGACACGACAAGCGAACCCGAAAAACAGCTATTAGATAAATTAAAAATGGTAAGAGTTGGTTTGTATCCTCATGATAAAGAAAATTTTGCCATTTTTGATTATTCAATTGGACAAGAAATAACAAATTATTTAGTAGTTATTAATACTGATGAAAAAGGAGAATTGGATTATATGGCAATGGAAAGCTAA
- a CDS encoding HD domain-containing protein — protein MDLKEKYTKLLINTGFEEKEIQQNWLNLESAYSKKSRHYHNLTHINDMIACYESYLNDLEFPSEVLYAIFYHDYVYNSRKKDNELKSAEYAVKILPKDSTLNSKIIYDMICATKDHKFDGIEDVKWLIDFDLKILSRDWEEYKIYFEQIRKEYSIYPDFLYIPGRIKALNHFLENDSIFLTEEFRNLYEAKARKNIRMEIDFLSK, from the coding sequence ATGGATTTAAAAGAAAAATATACCAAACTACTTATTAACACTGGCTTTGAGGAAAAAGAGATTCAGCAGAATTGGTTGAATTTAGAAAGTGCCTATTCTAAAAAATCAAGACATTATCATAACCTTACTCATATAAATGATATGATTGCTTGTTATGAATCTTACTTAAATGACCTAGAATTTCCTAGTGAAGTTTTGTATGCTATCTTTTATCACGATTATGTATACAATAGTCGCAAAAAAGATAATGAATTAAAAAGTGCTGAATATGCAGTTAAAATTCTACCTAAAGATTCAACGCTGAATAGTAAGATAATTTATGATATGATTTGTGCTACCAAAGATCACAAGTTCGATGGTATTGAGGATGTGAAATGGCTTATTGATTTTGACTTGAAAATCCTTTCAAGAGACTGGGAAGAGTATAAGATTTATTTTGAGCAAATAAGAAAAGAATATAGTATTTATCCCGATTTTCTATATATCCCCGGAAGGATTAAGGCATTGAATCATTTCCTTGAAAATGATTCTATTTTTCTAACGGAAGAATTCAGAAATTTATATGAAGCGAAAGCTAGAAAAAATATAAGAATGGAAATTGATTTTTTAAGTAAATAA
- a CDS encoding DNA polymerase beta superfamily protein produces the protein MTIQNLKSQNLILFEVISGSKSFGLNTPASDTDIKGVYYLPKEKFFGLNYIPQIANETNDEVYYEIGRFVELLLKNNPNILEILATPEDCILYKHPLMDNLKIEDFLSKLCKDSFAGYAVTQIRKARGLNKKIVNPMPKEKKSLLDFCYVVKGYETVLLSSFLSENNLKQEQCGLISLPNSRGMFALFYDPDNVLGYKGIIQKETSNEVSLSSIPKNEKLIGYLSCNQDGYSKYCKEYTEYWSWIDKRNEDRYNTNQQHGKNYDSKNMMHTIRLLQTAEQILATGKLNIRVSNREELLDIKAGNMEYDALLEMADGLILSIENHYKNSALQETPNEEKAIKTLIKIREELYS, from the coding sequence ATGACCATCCAAAACCTAAAATCCCAAAATCTGATTCTTTTTGAAGTTATTTCGGGAAGTAAATCCTTTGGGTTAAATACACCAGCATCAGATACAGATATAAAAGGAGTTTATTATTTGCCTAAAGAAAAATTCTTTGGGCTCAATTATATTCCACAGATTGCAAATGAGACCAATGATGAGGTTTATTACGAAATTGGTCGATTTGTAGAGTTACTTTTAAAGAATAACCCAAATATATTAGAGATTCTAGCAACGCCCGAAGATTGTATTTTATATAAACATCCGCTGATGGATAATCTAAAGATAGAAGATTTTTTATCTAAACTCTGTAAAGATTCTTTTGCAGGTTATGCCGTTACGCAAATCAGGAAGGCGAGAGGTTTAAATAAGAAAATTGTAAATCCAATGCCAAAGGAAAAGAAAAGCCTTTTAGATTTTTGTTATGTGGTAAAAGGATATGAAACAGTTTTATTGTCTAGTTTTTTATCAGAGAATAATTTAAAGCAAGAACAATGTGGTTTGATTAGTTTACCTAATTCAAGAGGGATGTTTGCCTTGTTTTATGATCCAGATAATGTTTTAGGATATAAAGGAATTATTCAAAAAGAAACCTCAAATGAAGTTTCACTTTCTTCAATCCCTAAAAATGAAAAGTTAATAGGGTATTTATCTTGTAATCAAGATGGTTATTCTAAGTATTGTAAAGAATATACAGAATATTGGAGTTGGATTGATAAACGAAACGAAGACAGATATAATACCAACCAGCAACATGGTAAAAATTACGATAGTAAAAACATGATGCATACCATTCGTCTTTTGCAAACTGCCGAACAAATTCTTGCCACTGGGAAATTAAATATTAGAGTTTCAAATCGAGAAGAATTGCTTGATATAAAAGCTGGAAATATGGAGTATGATGCTTTACTTGAAATGGCAGATGGTTTAATCTTATCTATTGAAAATCATTATAAAAATTCGGCTTTGCAAGAAACTCCAAATGAAGAAAAAGCAATAAAGACTTTAATTAAGATTAGGGAAGAATTATATAGTTAG